In Stenotrophomonas sp. 169, one DNA window encodes the following:
- the rpoA gene encoding DNA-directed RNA polymerase subunit alpha codes for MTVTANQVLRPRGPQIERLTDTRAKVVIEPLERGYGHTLGNALRRVLLSSIPGFAITEVEIDGVLHEYTTVEGLQEDVLEVLLNLKDVAIRMHSGDNATLSLSKQGPGVVTAADIKVDHNVEVLNGDHVICNLTKDTAINMRLKIERGFGYQPAAARRRPDEETRAIGRLVLDASFSPVRRVAYAVEAARVEQRTDLDKLVIDIETNGTIDAEEAVRTAADILSDQLSVFGDFTHRDRGAAKPANNGVDPVLLRPIDDLELTVRSANCLKAESIYYIGDLIQKTEVELLKTPNLGKKSLTEIKEVLAQRGLSLGMKLENWPPAGVASHGMLG; via the coding sequence ATGACGGTTACCGCCAACCAGGTTCTGCGTCCTCGTGGCCCGCAGATCGAACGCCTTACCGACACACGCGCCAAGGTCGTTATCGAACCCTTGGAGCGTGGTTATGGGCATACGCTGGGCAATGCCCTGCGTCGCGTCCTGTTGTCGTCCATCCCGGGCTTCGCGATCACGGAAGTCGAAATCGACGGCGTGTTGCATGAGTACACCACGGTCGAAGGTCTGCAGGAAGACGTGCTTGAAGTCCTGCTCAACCTGAAGGATGTGGCCATCCGTATGCATTCCGGCGACAACGCCACCCTGTCCCTGTCCAAGCAGGGTCCGGGCGTCGTCACGGCTGCCGATATCAAGGTTGATCATAACGTGGAGGTCCTCAACGGCGACCACGTGATCTGCAACCTGACCAAGGATACGGCAATCAACATGCGTCTGAAGATCGAGCGTGGTTTCGGCTATCAGCCGGCTGCCGCGCGTCGTCGTCCGGACGAAGAAACCCGTGCCATCGGCCGTCTGGTCCTGGATGCCTCGTTCTCGCCGGTCCGCCGTGTCGCCTATGCCGTGGAAGCGGCACGTGTCGAGCAGCGTACCGATCTGGACAAGCTGGTCATCGATATCGAGACCAACGGCACCATCGACGCCGAGGAAGCCGTGCGCACCGCCGCCGACATCCTCAGCGACCAGCTGTCGGTGTTCGGTGACTTCACCCACCGCGACCGCGGTGCGGCCAAGCCGGCCAACAACGGCGTGGATCCGGTGCTGCTGCGCCCGATCGACGACCTGGAACTGACCGTGCGTTCGGCCAACTGCCTCAAGGCGGAAAGCATCTATTACATCGGCGATCTGATCCAGAAGACCGAAGTGGAGCTGCTGAAGACCCCGAACCTGGGCAAGAAGTCGCTCACCGAGATCAAGGAAGTGCTGGCCCAGCGTGGCCTGTCGCTTGGCATGAAGCTGGAGAACTGGCCGCCGGCCGGCGTCGCCAGCCACGGCATGCTGGGCTGA
- a CDS encoding 3-deoxy-7-phosphoheptulonate synthase class II — protein MSSVDSLSPADWSPESWRAKPALQLPTYPDPVALDAALHELKRLPPLVTSWEILSLKQQLADAQEGKRFLLQGGDCAENFSDCESGMISNRLKVLLQMSLVLVHGMRKPVIRVGRFAGQYAKPRSADTETRDGVTLPSYRGDVINAPAFTEAARLPDPKRMLQAHAHSAMTMNFVRALIDGGFADLHHPEYWNLEWVRHSPLAVEYQKMVTSIEDAIGFMETISGARVHNLKRVDFYTSHEALLLPYEQGLTRQVPRQQGWLNLSTHYPWIGMRTAALDGAHVEYLRGVRNPIAIKVGPSVQPDQLLRLIDVLNPDDEPGRLSFIHRMGAAHIADKLPPLLDAVKRDGRRVLWVCDAMHGNTESTGNGYKTRRFDNIRGEVELSFDLHAAAGTRLGGVHLEMTGEDVTECTGGARELTERDLERAYRSSVDPRLNYEQSLEIAMAIVRKQNG, from the coding sequence ATGTCGTCCGTTGATTCATTGTCGCCCGCTGACTGGTCGCCGGAGAGCTGGCGGGCAAAGCCTGCCCTCCAGTTGCCGACCTATCCGGATCCGGTTGCCTTGGACGCGGCGTTGCACGAGTTGAAGCGGCTGCCGCCGTTGGTCACCTCGTGGGAAATCCTGTCACTGAAGCAGCAGTTGGCGGATGCGCAGGAAGGTAAGCGTTTCCTGCTGCAGGGCGGCGATTGCGCAGAGAACTTCAGCGACTGTGAGTCCGGGATGATCTCCAACCGGCTCAAGGTGCTGCTGCAGATGAGCCTGGTGCTGGTGCATGGCATGCGCAAGCCGGTGATCCGCGTCGGACGCTTCGCCGGGCAGTACGCGAAGCCGCGTTCGGCAGACACCGAGACACGCGATGGGGTCACGCTGCCCAGCTACCGCGGCGATGTGATCAATGCGCCGGCCTTCACCGAAGCGGCACGCCTGCCGGATCCCAAGCGGATGCTGCAGGCACACGCGCATTCGGCGATGACGATGAACTTCGTTCGGGCGCTGATCGACGGGGGATTCGCCGATCTGCATCACCCGGAGTACTGGAACCTCGAGTGGGTGCGGCATTCCCCGCTGGCGGTGGAGTACCAGAAGATGGTGACGTCCATAGAGGATGCCATCGGCTTCATGGAGACCATCTCCGGCGCGCGCGTGCACAACCTCAAGCGGGTGGATTTCTATACGTCGCACGAGGCGTTGCTGCTGCCGTATGAGCAGGGACTGACACGCCAGGTGCCGCGTCAGCAGGGCTGGCTGAACCTGAGCACGCACTATCCGTGGATCGGCATGCGCACCGCTGCACTCGATGGCGCGCACGTGGAGTATCTGCGCGGCGTACGCAATCCGATCGCGATCAAGGTGGGGCCGTCGGTGCAGCCGGACCAGCTGCTGCGCTTGATCGATGTGCTGAATCCAGACGACGAACCCGGCCGGCTGAGCTTCATCCATCGCATGGGCGCGGCGCACATCGCCGACAAGCTGCCGCCGCTGCTGGATGCGGTGAAGCGCGACGGTCGCCGGGTGCTGTGGGTGTGCGATGCGATGCATGGCAATACGGAGAGCACGGGCAACGGCTACAAGACGCGCCGCTTCGACAACATACGCGGTGAAGTCGAGTTGTCGTTCGATCTGCACGCGGCCGCGGGTACGCGCCTGGGTGGCGTGCACCTGGAGATGACCGGCGAAGACGTGACCGAATGCACCGGTGGCGCGCGTGAGCTCACCGAGCGCGATCTGGAACGTGCCTACCGCTCCAGCGTGGATCCGCGACTCAACTACGAACAGTCGCTGGAAATCGCCATGGCGATCGTGCGCAAGCAGAACGGCTGA
- a CDS encoding disulfide bond formation protein B yields the protein MNPFRWPFRAQFLLGFLICAGLLGFAIYLQLKMGLEPCPLCIFQRLAFAALGLVFLIGALHGPSNRPGRITYGVLAFIAAAVGVGIAARHVYVQMIPPEFGSTCGPPLSFLSETMGPFEVFRTVLTGTGNCGDIDWAFLGLSMPMWSLVWFVLLAGWALWVSVRRIR from the coding sequence ATGAACCCGTTCCGTTGGCCGTTCCGCGCCCAGTTCCTGCTGGGGTTCCTGATCTGCGCGGGGCTGCTTGGCTTCGCGATCTACCTGCAGTTGAAGATGGGCCTCGAGCCATGCCCGCTGTGCATTTTCCAGCGACTGGCGTTTGCCGCGCTGGGCCTTGTGTTCCTGATCGGTGCGCTGCACGGTCCCTCCAATCGACCGGGGCGCATCACCTACGGCGTGTTGGCCTTCATCGCGGCGGCCGTGGGCGTGGGCATCGCCGCGCGCCACGTGTATGTGCAGATGATTCCGCCGGAGTTCGGATCGACCTGCGGCCCGCCACTCAGCTTCCTCAGTGAAACCATGGGCCCGTTCGAGGTGTTCCGCACCGTGCTGACCGGTACCGGCAACTGCGGCGACATCGACTGGGCCTTCCTGGGCCTGAGCATGCCGATGTGGTCGCTGGTGTGGTTCGTGTTGCTGGCGGGCTGGGCGTTGTGGGTGTCCGTGCGCCGTATTCGCTGA
- the typA gene encoding translational GTPase TypA gives MSIENLRNIAIVAHVDHGKTTLVDQLLKQSGTLSERTVLAERVMDSNDQEKERGITILAKNTAITWEDKKTGVKNRINIVDTPGHADFGGEVERVLSMVDTVLILVDAMDGPMPQTRFVTQKAFAMGFKPIVVVNKVDRPGSRPEWVIDQVFDLFDKLGATNEQLDFPIVYASALNGYAGLEDTVRDGDMTPLYEAIMQHAPMPEVDPDGPFQMRISQLDYNNFVGVIGIGRIQRGTLKKNMQVAVIDREGKKRNGKVAQVLGFLGLERIEQDTAEAGDIVAISGIQELTISDTLCHPDTPEALPALTVDEPTISMTFQVNNSPFAGNKDLSGGKFLTSRQIKDRLDREQVHNVALKVEQLEDADKFLVSGRGELHLSVLIENMRREGYELAVSRPEVIIKQIDGQAMEPIEQLVVDIEEQHQGGVMEKLGTRKGQLKNMEPDGKGRVRLEYQIPARGLIGFQNEFKTLTQGSGLLFHVFDHYGPKEQGSIAKRQNGVMIANAPGATPAYSLGPLQERGKLFAAEGDNVYEGQLIGIHSKDNDLTVNAIKTKPLTNMRASGKDDAIQLTPAIKYSLEQALDFIEDDELVEITPKEIRLRKKGLTESDRKKASRGG, from the coding sequence ATGTCCATCGAAAATCTTCGCAACATCGCCATCGTCGCGCACGTCGACCATGGTAAGACCACCCTGGTCGATCAGCTGCTGAAGCAGTCCGGCACCCTGTCCGAACGCACCGTCCTCGCCGAGCGCGTGATGGACAGCAACGATCAGGAAAAGGAACGCGGCATCACCATCCTGGCCAAGAACACGGCCATCACCTGGGAAGACAAAAAGACCGGCGTCAAGAACCGGATCAACATCGTCGATACCCCCGGACATGCCGACTTCGGCGGCGAAGTGGAGCGCGTGCTGTCGATGGTCGACACCGTGCTGATCCTCGTCGACGCGATGGACGGCCCGATGCCGCAGACCCGCTTCGTCACCCAGAAGGCCTTCGCGATGGGCTTCAAGCCGATCGTCGTGGTCAACAAGGTCGACCGCCCGGGCTCGCGTCCGGAGTGGGTGATCGACCAGGTGTTCGACCTGTTCGACAAGCTCGGCGCGACCAATGAGCAGCTGGACTTCCCGATCGTTTACGCGTCGGCCCTGAACGGCTACGCCGGTCTGGAAGACACCGTGCGCGACGGCGACATGACCCCGCTGTACGAAGCGATCATGCAGCACGCGCCGATGCCGGAAGTCGATCCGGACGGTCCGTTCCAGATGCGCATCAGCCAGCTGGACTACAACAACTTCGTGGGCGTGATCGGCATCGGCCGCATCCAGCGCGGCACCCTGAAGAAGAACATGCAGGTCGCGGTGATCGACCGTGAAGGCAAGAAGCGCAACGGCAAGGTAGCGCAGGTACTGGGCTTCCTCGGCCTGGAGCGCATCGAGCAGGACACTGCCGAGGCCGGTGACATCGTCGCCATCTCCGGCATCCAGGAACTGACCATCTCCGACACGCTGTGCCATCCGGACACCCCGGAAGCGCTGCCGGCGCTGACCGTCGACGAGCCGACGATCTCGATGACCTTCCAGGTCAACAACTCGCCGTTCGCCGGCAACAAGGACCTGTCCGGTGGCAAGTTCCTGACCAGCCGCCAGATCAAGGACCGCCTGGACCGCGAGCAGGTGCACAACGTGGCCCTGAAGGTGGAACAGCTGGAAGACGCCGACAAGTTCCTGGTCTCCGGCCGTGGCGAGCTGCACCTGTCGGTGCTGATCGAGAACATGCGTCGTGAAGGCTATGAGCTGGCCGTGTCGCGCCCGGAAGTCATCATCAAGCAGATCGACGGCCAGGCCATGGAGCCGATCGAGCAGCTGGTGGTGGACATCGAAGAACAGCATCAGGGCGGCGTCATGGAAAAGCTGGGTACCCGCAAGGGCCAGCTGAAGAACATGGAACCGGACGGCAAGGGCCGTGTGCGCCTGGAGTACCAGATCCCGGCCCGTGGCCTGATCGGCTTCCAGAACGAGTTCAAGACCCTGACCCAGGGTTCGGGCCTGCTGTTCCACGTGTTCGACCACTACGGTCCGAAGGAACAGGGTTCGATCGCCAAGCGCCAGAACGGCGTCATGATCGCCAACGCACCGGGTGCCACCCCGGCGTATTCCCTGGGGCCGCTGCAGGAACGCGGCAAGCTGTTCGCTGCTGAAGGCGACAACGTGTATGAAGGTCAGTTGATCGGTATCCACTCCAAGGACAACGACCTCACCGTCAATGCCATCAAGACCAAGCCGCTGACCAACATGCGCGCTTCGGGCAAGGACGATGCGATCCAGCTGACCCCGGCGATCAAGTACTCGCTGGAACAGGCACTGGACTTCATCGAAGACGACGAGCTGGTTGAAATCACGCCGAAGGAAATCCGCCTGCGCAAGAAGGGGCTGACCGAAAGCGACCGCAAGAAGGCATCGCGCGGCGGCTGA
- a CDS encoding amidase: MRNALSPTRLLFLSVVLATALVGCASPVRAADDAPPAAAPFPYAEAEISDLQARMAAGELDSGTLTRAYLERIAALDREGPRLRAVIELNPNALKEAAQRDEERRRGHLRGPLHGIPVLLKDNINALPMSTTAGSLALAGFRPGDAFLVTRLRAAGAVILGKSNLSEWANYRGLGSTSGWSARGGQTRNPYRLSHSPCGSSSGSAVAVAANLVTVSIGTETDGSIVCPAAVNGVVGLKPTVGLVSRDGIIPISFSQDTAGPIARTVSDAAAVLTAIAGRDAADPATAAMPGRAVYDYTARLNPNGLRGARIGVMDNPLSQRPGIGALMQHAIETLRRAGATVVTVPAPDESGWSDAEQIVLRHEFKAGMERYLRQWKAPWRTLPQLVAFNEKHTAQELPLFGQELLVASAHAGSLGDPAYIQARSQARRMAGEQGIDALLRAYQLDALVAPTTGTAWPINSPGGDAFPGGNYSAAAVAGYPSLSVPMGHVDGLPVGLLFVGTAWAEPRLIELAYAYEQRTMARRPPPL, encoded by the coding sequence ATGCGCAACGCTCTATCACCAACGCGTCTTCTCTTCCTGTCCGTCGTGCTCGCCACGGCGCTGGTCGGCTGTGCGTCACCTGTGCGTGCGGCCGATGACGCACCTCCTGCGGCGGCGCCGTTTCCCTACGCCGAGGCCGAGATAAGCGACCTGCAGGCCCGTATGGCGGCCGGCGAACTGGACAGCGGGACGCTGACCCGGGCCTATCTGGAGCGCATAGCCGCGCTGGACCGCGAAGGGCCGCGATTGCGTGCGGTGATCGAGCTCAACCCGAATGCCCTGAAGGAGGCCGCACAGCGCGACGAGGAGCGCCGCCGTGGTCACCTGCGCGGTCCGCTGCACGGCATCCCGGTGCTGCTCAAGGACAACATCAACGCCTTGCCGATGAGCACCACGGCCGGCTCGCTGGCACTGGCCGGCTTCCGCCCCGGCGACGCGTTCCTGGTGACGCGCCTGCGCGCTGCCGGCGCGGTGATCCTGGGCAAGAGCAACCTGAGCGAGTGGGCGAACTATCGCGGACTCGGATCCACCTCCGGATGGAGTGCGCGCGGCGGCCAGACACGCAATCCCTACCGCCTCAGCCACAGCCCCTGTGGTTCGAGCAGCGGCAGCGCCGTCGCCGTCGCGGCCAACCTGGTGACCGTCTCCATCGGCACCGAGACAGATGGCAGCATCGTCTGCCCCGCTGCCGTCAACGGCGTGGTCGGCCTGAAACCGACCGTGGGCCTGGTCAGTCGCGATGGCATCATCCCGATCTCGTTCAGCCAGGACACGGCAGGCCCGATCGCCCGCACGGTCTCCGATGCGGCGGCGGTACTGACGGCCATTGCGGGCCGCGATGCAGCCGACCCTGCCACCGCCGCGATGCCAGGCCGCGCGGTCTATGACTACACCGCGCGCTTGAATCCCAACGGGCTGCGCGGCGCGCGCATCGGGGTGATGGACAATCCGCTGTCCCAACGTCCCGGCATCGGCGCGTTGATGCAGCACGCCATCGAGACCCTGCGGCGCGCCGGGGCCACTGTCGTGACGGTGCCAGCGCCGGACGAGAGTGGCTGGTCGGATGCCGAACAGATCGTGCTGCGGCATGAGTTCAAGGCGGGCATGGAGCGCTACCTCCGGCAGTGGAAGGCCCCGTGGCGCACGCTGCCGCAGTTGGTCGCCTTCAACGAAAAACATACCGCGCAGGAACTGCCGCTGTTCGGCCAGGAGCTGCTGGTCGCATCGGCACACGCCGGATCGCTGGGCGACCCTGCCTACATCCAGGCGCGCAGCCAGGCACGTCGCATGGCCGGCGAACAAGGCATCGATGCCCTGCTTCGCGCCTATCAGCTGGACGCCCTGGTGGCCCCCACCACGGGCACTGCATGGCCGATCAACAGCCCTGGCGGCGATGCGTTCCCGGGGGGCAACTACAGCGCCGCCGCGGTGGCCGGCTATCCCAGCCTGAGCGTACCGATGGGCCACGTCGATGGCTTGCCCGTGGGACTGCTGTTCGTGGGCACGGCCTGGGCCGAGCCGCGCCTGATCGAGCTGGCCTATGCCTATGAGCAGCGCACCATGGCGCGGCGACCGCCCCCCCTGTAA
- a CDS encoding malate dehydrogenase yields MKAPVRVAVTGAAGQIGYALLFRIASGEMLGKDQPVILQLLELPVEKAQAALKGVIMELEDCAFPLLAGIVGTDDAEVAFKDIDVALLVGARPRGPGMERADLLLENAKIFTAQGAALNKVAKRDVKVLVVGNPANTNAYIAMKSAPDLNPRNFTAMLRLDHNRALSQLSTKIGKPVGGMEKLVVWGNHSPTMYPDYRFATADGASIGEAINDQDWNASTFIPTVGKRGAAIIEARGSSSAASAANAAIDHVRDWVLGSNGKWVTMGVPSDGSYGIPEGVIFGFPVTTENGEYTLVKDLPIDDFSKKYIDKTLAELEEERSAVAHLLG; encoded by the coding sequence ATGAAAGCACCTGTTCGTGTTGCCGTGACCGGCGCTGCCGGCCAGATCGGCTATGCCCTGCTGTTCCGCATCGCCTCCGGCGAAATGCTCGGCAAGGACCAGCCGGTCATCCTGCAGCTGCTGGAACTGCCCGTTGAAAAGGCCCAGGCCGCGCTGAAGGGCGTGATCATGGAGCTGGAAGACTGCGCGTTCCCGCTGCTGGCTGGCATCGTCGGTACCGATGACGCCGAAGTGGCGTTCAAGGACATCGACGTGGCCCTGCTGGTCGGTGCCCGTCCGCGTGGCCCGGGCATGGAGCGCGCTGACCTGCTGCTGGAAAACGCGAAGATCTTCACCGCACAGGGCGCTGCGCTGAACAAGGTCGCCAAGCGCGACGTGAAGGTGCTGGTGGTCGGCAATCCGGCGAACACCAACGCCTACATCGCGATGAAGTCGGCGCCGGACCTCAACCCGCGCAACTTCACCGCCATGCTGCGCCTGGACCACAACCGTGCCCTGAGCCAGCTGTCGACCAAGATCGGCAAGCCGGTCGGCGGCATGGAAAAGCTGGTGGTATGGGGCAACCACAGCCCGACCATGTACCCGGACTACCGCTTCGCCACTGCCGATGGCGCGTCCATCGGCGAAGCGATCAATGACCAGGACTGGAACGCCAGCACCTTCATCCCGACCGTGGGCAAGCGCGGCGCGGCGATCATCGAAGCGCGTGGCTCGTCCTCGGCCGCGTCGGCAGCCAACGCGGCCATCGACCACGTGCGCGACTGGGTGCTGGGCAGCAACGGCAAGTGGGTCACCATGGGAGTGCCGTCCGACGGCTCCTACGGGATCCCGGAAGGCGTGATCTTCGGCTTCCCGGTGACCACCGAGAACGGCGAATACACCCTGGTCAAGGATCTGCCGATCGACGACTTCAGCAAGAAGTACATCGACAAGACCCTGGCCGAGCTGGAAGAAGAGCGTTCGGCCGTGGCCCACCTGCTGGGCTGA
- a CDS encoding DUF2127 domain-containing protein — protein sequence MSHPAYNPDPQRHPGLHVIALLETGKAVLALLAATGLEMLGPQPLRDGINALIRRFSLDPDHGTLPSLLNMISPDVVHLAAAAMLGYALLHLVEAWGLWRAKAWASWLGCVSAGIYLPFDVYAISRHPGWASWTVLVLNLLVVYVLARDILKRKP from the coding sequence GTGAGCCATCCTGCTTACAACCCGGATCCGCAACGGCATCCGGGCCTGCATGTCATCGCTCTGCTCGAAACGGGCAAAGCGGTGCTTGCACTGTTGGCCGCGACCGGGCTGGAAATGCTCGGTCCGCAGCCACTGCGTGATGGGATCAATGCCCTGATCCGGCGTTTCAGCCTGGACCCGGATCACGGCACCCTGCCCTCCCTGTTGAACATGATCAGTCCAGATGTCGTCCACCTTGCGGCGGCCGCGATGCTGGGCTATGCCCTGCTCCACCTGGTGGAAGCCTGGGGTTTGTGGCGGGCCAAGGCCTGGGCCTCGTGGCTGGGCTGCGTGTCTGCCGGCATCTACCTGCCCTTCGATGTCTACGCCATTTCCCGCCATCCAGGCTGGGCCTCCTGGACCGTGCTGGTGTTGAACCTGCTGGTGGTCTACGTGCTGGCGCGCGATATCCTGAAGCGGAAACCCTGA
- the rplQ gene encoding 50S ribosomal protein L17 gives MRHQKSGRKFSRTSAHREAMFKNMAASLFKHELIKTTLPKAKELRRVAEPLITLAKVDSVANRRLAFARLRDNEAVGNLFTILGPRYASRPGGYLRLLKCGFRAGDNAPMAYVELVDRPAAVAEEVAE, from the coding sequence ATGCGTCATCAGAAATCCGGTCGTAAGTTCAGCCGTACCAGCGCTCACCGCGAAGCAATGTTCAAGAACATGGCCGCGTCGCTGTTCAAGCACGAGCTGATCAAGACCACCCTGCCGAAGGCCAAGGAACTGCGCCGCGTTGCCGAGCCGCTGATCACCCTGGCCAAGGTCGACTCCGTCGCCAACCGTCGCCTGGCGTTCGCCCGCCTGCGTGACAACGAAGCGGTCGGCAACCTGTTCACCATCCTGGGCCCGCGTTACGCGTCGCGTCCGGGTGGTTACCTGCGTCTGCTGAAGTGCGGCTTCCGCGCTGGCGACAATGCACCGATGGCCTACGTCGAGCTGGTCGACCGTCCGGCCGCTGTTGCCGAGGAAGTGGCCGAGTAA
- a CDS encoding mechanosensitive ion channel family protein: MSRWEQAQAYVVPLGIALAVGALGAWVILALYRRLEGRDRRRARIGRMLGPPLALAFPLLLLVPALQATPLHDRWLDQAQRLVHIGLTACFIWLLVRAVAAGEKAILRNHPIEVADNLEARRVQTQTRVLSRVLMGAIIVLGISLVLLQFDMVAKIGSALLASAGLIGLVAGIAAKPVFGNLIAGLQIAVTQPIRLDDVVIVEGEWGRIEEIGSSYVVVRIWDERRMVVPLTWFIENPFQNWTRRSADLLGTAFLWLDYRAPIPAIRAELERICKDAPLWDGRVCVTQVTETTEHTLQVRLLVSARNSGDAFDLRCLVRERMLDFLAREHPQALPRLRAQLEESADTPKRRVAPAPEQEVRSPGAEDGEPAVQPTAG, translated from the coding sequence GTGTCGAGGTGGGAACAAGCGCAGGCGTACGTGGTGCCGTTGGGCATCGCGCTGGCAGTGGGGGCGCTCGGCGCCTGGGTGATCCTCGCGCTGTATCGGCGACTGGAAGGTCGCGACCGGCGGCGCGCGCGCATCGGGCGCATGCTCGGCCCGCCGCTTGCACTGGCGTTCCCGCTGCTCCTGCTGGTGCCTGCGCTGCAGGCAACGCCACTGCACGACCGCTGGTTGGACCAGGCGCAGCGGCTGGTGCACATCGGGTTGACCGCCTGCTTCATCTGGCTGCTGGTACGGGCCGTCGCCGCCGGCGAGAAGGCGATCCTGCGCAACCATCCCATCGAAGTGGCCGACAATCTGGAAGCGCGCCGCGTGCAGACCCAGACCCGTGTCCTCAGCCGCGTGCTGATGGGCGCGATCATCGTATTGGGGATATCGCTGGTGCTGCTGCAGTTCGACATGGTGGCCAAGATCGGCTCCGCCCTGCTGGCCTCGGCCGGCCTGATCGGCCTGGTGGCCGGTATCGCCGCCAAGCCCGTGTTCGGCAACCTGATCGCCGGCCTGCAGATCGCCGTGACACAGCCGATCCGGCTGGATGACGTGGTGATCGTGGAAGGCGAGTGGGGGCGTATTGAAGAGATCGGCAGCAGCTACGTCGTGGTGCGCATCTGGGACGAACGGCGGATGGTCGTGCCGCTGACGTGGTTCATCGAAAACCCGTTCCAGAACTGGACCCGGCGCAGTGCGGACCTGTTGGGCACCGCCTTCCTGTGGCTGGATTACCGTGCGCCGATTCCCGCCATCCGCGCCGAGCTGGAGCGCATCTGCAAGGACGCACCGCTGTGGGACGGCCGTGTCTGCGTGACCCAGGTCACCGAGACCACCGAACACACGCTGCAGGTCCGCCTGCTGGTCAGTGCACGCAACTCGGGCGATGCGTTCGACCTGCGTTGCCTGGTGCGCGAGCGGATGCTGGACTTCCTCGCGCGTGAACATCCACAGGCGTTGCCGCGCCTGCGTGCGCAGCTGGAGGAAAGTGCCGATACGCCAAAGCGGCGCGTCGCGCCGGCACCGGAGCAGGAGGTGCGCTCACCCGGTGCCGAGGATGGCGAACCGGCCGTCCAGCCCACGGCAGGGTAG
- a CDS encoding peptidylprolyl isomerase: protein MSLIATFDTTQGPIKVELFADKAPLTVANFVNLVKHGFYDGLVFHRVIADFMIQGGCPRGQGTGDAGYKFEDEKNGVKHQVGSLSMANAGPNTNGSQFFITHIKTDWLDGKHTVFGQVLEGQAIVDSVKQGDVIHSITLEGDTDAVLAAKADRVAEWNKSIPSRA, encoded by the coding sequence ATGTCCCTCATCGCTACGTTCGACACCACCCAGGGCCCGATCAAGGTCGAGCTGTTCGCCGACAAGGCACCGCTGACCGTCGCCAACTTCGTGAACCTGGTAAAGCACGGCTTCTACGACGGCCTGGTCTTCCACCGCGTCATCGCCGACTTCATGATCCAGGGCGGCTGCCCGCGCGGCCAGGGCACCGGCGACGCAGGCTACAAGTTCGAAGATGAAAAGAACGGCGTGAAGCACCAGGTGGGTTCGCTGTCCATGGCCAATGCCGGCCCGAACACCAACGGCAGCCAGTTCTTCATCACCCACATCAAGACCGACTGGCTGGACGGCAAGCACACCGTGTTCGGCCAGGTGCTGGAAGGCCAGGCCATCGTGGATTCGGTCAAGCAGGGCGACGTCATCCATTCGATCACCCTGGAAGGCGATACCGATGCCGTGCTGGCCGCCAAGGCCGACCGCGTCGCCGAGTGGAACAAGTCGATTCCCTCGCGCGCCTGA
- the rpsD gene encoding 30S ribosomal protein S4, whose product MARYIGPTCKLARREGADLSLKSPARALDSKCKLEQKPGQHGATARKGKLSDYATQLREKQKVKRIYGLLERQFRNYYKKASTKKGNTGENLLQLLETRLDNVVYRMGFAVTRPAARQLVSHRGVTVNGKSVNLASYQIKAGDAVALSEKAAKQLRVQEALTVSATHDMRPSWIEVDSGKFAGVFKAVPDRSDLPADINEALIVELYSK is encoded by the coding sequence ATGGCTCGTTATATCGGTCCTACCTGTAAGCTCGCCCGTCGCGAAGGCGCCGACCTCTCCCTCAAGAGCCCGGCGCGCGCGCTGGACTCCAAGTGCAAGCTGGAGCAGAAGCCCGGCCAGCACGGCGCTACCGCCCGTAAGGGCAAGCTGTCCGACTACGCTACCCAGCTGCGTGAAAAGCAGAAGGTCAAGCGTATCTACGGTCTGCTGGAGCGTCAGTTCCGCAACTACTACAAGAAGGCCTCGACCAAGAAGGGCAACACCGGCGAGAACCTGCTGCAGTTGTTGGAAACCCGTCTGGACAACGTCGTCTATCGCATGGGCTTCGCTGTGACCCGTCCGGCTGCTCGTCAGCTGGTCTCGCACCGCGGTGTCACCGTGAACGGCAAGTCGGTCAACCTGGCTTCGTACCAGATCAAGGCTGGCGACGCAGTTGCGCTGTCCGAAAAGGCTGCCAAGCAGCTGCGCGTTCAGGAAGCCCTGACCGTTTCGGCCACGCACGACATGCGTCCGTCGTGGATTGAAGTGGATTCCGGCAAGTTCGCCGGCGTCTTCAAGGCGGTTCCGGATCGTTCGGACCTGCCTGCAGACATCAATGAAGCGCTGATCGTCGAGCTGTATTCGAAGTAA